One segment of Phragmites australis chromosome 13, lpPhrAust1.1, whole genome shotgun sequence DNA contains the following:
- the LOC133888598 gene encoding sec-independent protein translocase protein TATB, chloroplastic-like isoform X2, producing the protein MSPPARAHTPSFCPCSTFFPNSRRPAPPLLLQPGLGMLGWRLTGRGVVGVSSAAGSYGGRPNPPQGKRRPWAWGSVRTRMISSFVGSRRASRRSVICASLFGVGAPEALVIGVVALLVFGPKGLAEIARNLGKTLRAFQPTIRELQDVSREFRSTLEREIGIDEVPPSTNYRPTNMNNSQQPAADPNVKPETAPYTSEELMKVTEEQIAASAAAAWNAQQPAPSQQQEAASTVQSTDTATSGGTDNPAAAVTESDPSQANQSEKVETER; encoded by the exons ATGAGCCCGCCGGCGCGGGCTCATACCCCTTCCTTTTGTCCCTGTTCTACTTTCTTCCCCAACTCCCGAAGGCCAGCGCCGCCGCTTCTTCTCCAGCCGGGCCTGGGGATGCTGGGGTGGCGACTAACGGGGAGAggggtggtgggggtgtcgTCGGCCGCCGGTAGTTATGGCGGCCGCCCCAACCCGCCACAAGGGAAGCGCCGCCCCTGGGCGTGGGGGTCCGTCCGGACCCGGATGATCTCTTCTTTCGTTG GGAGCAGAAGAGCAAGTCGCAGAAGCGTTATTTGCGCTTCCCTGTTTGGAGTTGGAGCTCCCGAAGCACTGGTCATTGGGGTGGTCGCCTTGTTGGTcttcggccccaagggtctggCAGAG ATAGCCAGGAATTTGGGGAAGACTTTGCGTGCTTTCCAGCCAACCATTAGAGAGTTACAG GATGTATCAAGGGAGTTCAGGAGCACTCTTGAACGAGAAATCGGAATTGATGAGGTTCCCCCATCCACGAATTATAGGCCCACTAACATGAATAACAGCCAACAACCAGCTGCCGACCCAA ATGTCAAGCCTGAAACTGCTCCTTACACTAGCGAGGAACTCATGAAAGTAACTGAAGAACAAATTGCTGCATCAGCGGCTGCTGCCTGGAATGCGCAACAACCTGCCCCATCACAACAGCAAG AAGCAGCATCCACTGTTCAAAGTACCGACACCGCTACATCAGGAGGGACTGATaatcctgctgctgctgtcactGAGTCCGATCCAAGCCAAGCAAATCAGTCTGAGAAGGTGGAAACCGAGAGATAA
- the LOC133888598 gene encoding sec-independent protein translocase protein TATB, chloroplastic-like isoform X1, translating into MSPPARAHTPSFCPCSTFFPNSRRPAPPLLLQPGLGMLGWRLTGRGVVGVSSAAGSYGGRPNPPQGKRRPWAWGSVRTRMISSFVGSRRASRRSVICASLFGVGAPEALVIGVVALLVFGPKGLAEIARNLGKTLRAFQPTIRELQDVSREFRSTLEREIGIDEVPPSTNYRPTNMNNSQQPAADPIKHHRYPLMNMQYVKPETAPYTSEELMKVTEEQIAASAAAAWNAQQPAPSQQQEAASTVQSTDTATSGGTDNPAAAVTESDPSQANQSEKVETER; encoded by the exons ATGAGCCCGCCGGCGCGGGCTCATACCCCTTCCTTTTGTCCCTGTTCTACTTTCTTCCCCAACTCCCGAAGGCCAGCGCCGCCGCTTCTTCTCCAGCCGGGCCTGGGGATGCTGGGGTGGCGACTAACGGGGAGAggggtggtgggggtgtcgTCGGCCGCCGGTAGTTATGGCGGCCGCCCCAACCCGCCACAAGGGAAGCGCCGCCCCTGGGCGTGGGGGTCCGTCCGGACCCGGATGATCTCTTCTTTCGTTG GGAGCAGAAGAGCAAGTCGCAGAAGCGTTATTTGCGCTTCCCTGTTTGGAGTTGGAGCTCCCGAAGCACTGGTCATTGGGGTGGTCGCCTTGTTGGTcttcggccccaagggtctggCAGAG ATAGCCAGGAATTTGGGGAAGACTTTGCGTGCTTTCCAGCCAACCATTAGAGAGTTACAG GATGTATCAAGGGAGTTCAGGAGCACTCTTGAACGAGAAATCGGAATTGATGAGGTTCCCCCATCCACGAATTATAGGCCCACTAACATGAATAACAGCCAACAACCAGCTGCCGACCCAA TCAAACATCACAGATACCCCTTGATGAATATGCAGT ATGTCAAGCCTGAAACTGCTCCTTACACTAGCGAGGAACTCATGAAAGTAACTGAAGAACAAATTGCTGCATCAGCGGCTGCTGCCTGGAATGCGCAACAACCTGCCCCATCACAACAGCAAG AAGCAGCATCCACTGTTCAAAGTACCGACACCGCTACATCAGGAGGGACTGATaatcctgctgctgctgtcactGAGTCCGATCCAAGCCAAGCAAATCAGTCTGAGAAGGTGGAAACCGAGAGATAA